A window of the Corynebacterium minutissimum genome harbors these coding sequences:
- a CDS encoding MMPL family transporter, whose amino-acid sequence MFYSWGRFSYAHRKVIPLIIVGLILGLFFGFGTRLGDRMSQEGWEDPGAASTSAAQIELETFGRDNSGDVILLFDDPETHAAEAKAFLDDLKAQHPEQIDSVTSYFDKRNPNLITQDHSTAFAAIGLKGDGEQTLKDFRAIEDSLHASDLPVQVAGATAVADALDEGMAEDISRAEKAALPLVGLLLLVVFGSVVAAFMPLVVGGLSILGSLGILSILAGFQQVNVFAQAVVTLLGLGLAIDYGLFMVSRFREELDKGRDTKEAVAITTATAGQTVVFSAAMVAVSLSGLFLFPQAFLKSVAYGSISAVGLAALLSVTVLPSLFGMLGPNIDKWTVRKTSRRGRRIEDTWWYRMPRWAMGRAGVMTTAICALLIALTLPVLGVKFGGINETYLPPNQDARVAQDQFNEQFPSFRTEPVKLVVKNATNEQLVDVVMQARSIQGLTEPMGPKTATVDGTTALGAGIQDREDYARIVHELEDIEAPEGVELYVGGTPAMEVESLDALFDTLPWMALYVVLATFLLMALVFGSFILPLKAIIMTLLSLGATLGILTLMFVDGLGAGLLNYTAGPLMSPILVLIIAIVFGLSTDYEVFLVSRMVEARRRGASTDEAIAAGTAHTGGIITAAALIMIVVAGAFGFSDIVMMKYIAFGMIFALLIDATIVRMLLVPAVMHLLREDNWWAPRFLTRLTHRLGGDNTPAAEPALATASAAAPAEQAEPHPSPVIPAEQVEEASASKAPEAAVRGDRSADTDEELIPFTELMQRLNSTDRR is encoded by the coding sequence ATGTTTTATTCTTGGGGCCGCTTCTCCTATGCCCACCGCAAGGTCATTCCGCTTATTATCGTCGGGCTCATCCTCGGCCTCTTCTTCGGCTTCGGCACCCGCCTGGGTGACCGGATGAGTCAGGAGGGCTGGGAGGACCCGGGGGCGGCGTCGACAAGCGCTGCACAGATCGAACTGGAGACCTTCGGCCGTGACAATTCCGGCGACGTCATCCTGCTTTTCGACGACCCCGAAACCCACGCCGCCGAGGCCAAGGCCTTCCTGGATGACCTCAAGGCTCAGCATCCGGAACAGATTGACTCCGTCACCAGCTACTTTGATAAGCGCAACCCGAACCTCATCACGCAGGACCACTCCACGGCATTCGCCGCCATCGGGCTCAAAGGCGACGGCGAGCAAACCCTCAAGGACTTCCGCGCCATCGAGGATTCCTTGCACGCCAGCGACCTGCCCGTGCAGGTAGCGGGCGCCACCGCGGTGGCCGATGCGCTCGACGAGGGCATGGCCGAGGACATCTCCCGCGCTGAGAAAGCCGCCCTGCCGCTCGTCGGTCTGCTGCTCCTCGTGGTTTTCGGCTCCGTCGTCGCGGCCTTCATGCCGCTCGTGGTGGGCGGGCTGTCCATCCTGGGCTCGCTAGGTATTCTTTCGATCCTGGCTGGCTTCCAGCAGGTCAACGTGTTTGCGCAGGCCGTGGTCACGCTGCTGGGCTTGGGTCTGGCCATCGACTACGGCCTGTTCATGGTGTCGCGCTTCCGCGAGGAGCTGGACAAGGGCCGCGATACGAAAGAAGCGGTGGCGATTACCACCGCTACTGCCGGCCAGACCGTGGTTTTCTCCGCCGCCATGGTGGCCGTGTCCCTCTCCGGGCTTTTCCTCTTCCCGCAGGCCTTCCTCAAATCCGTGGCCTACGGCTCCATCTCCGCGGTGGGGCTGGCGGCACTGCTGTCGGTGACGGTGCTGCCGTCGCTCTTTGGCATGCTGGGTCCCAATATCGATAAGTGGACCGTGCGCAAGACCTCGCGCCGCGGGCGCCGCATCGAGGACACGTGGTGGTACCGGATGCCGCGCTGGGCCATGGGCCGCGCCGGTGTGATGACCACCGCCATCTGCGCGCTACTCATCGCGCTGACATTACCGGTGCTGGGCGTGAAATTCGGCGGCATCAACGAGACCTACCTGCCGCCCAACCAGGACGCGCGCGTGGCGCAGGACCAGTTCAACGAGCAATTTCCCTCCTTCCGCACCGAGCCGGTCAAGCTCGTGGTGAAGAATGCGACGAATGAGCAGCTTGTCGACGTCGTCATGCAAGCCCGCTCCATCCAGGGCCTTACCGAACCGATGGGCCCGAAGACCGCGACTGTCGACGGCACCACCGCCCTCGGCGCCGGCATCCAGGACCGCGAGGACTACGCACGCATCGTCCACGAACTCGAGGACATCGAGGCGCCGGAGGGCGTGGAGCTCTACGTCGGCGGCACCCCGGCCATGGAGGTCGAGTCCCTCGATGCGCTCTTCGATACCCTGCCCTGGATGGCCCTCTACGTGGTGCTGGCCACCTTCCTTCTCATGGCGCTGGTCTTTGGCTCGTTCATCCTGCCGCTCAAGGCCATCATCATGACGCTGCTCTCCCTGGGTGCCACGCTGGGCATCTTGACGCTCATGTTCGTCGATGGCCTCGGCGCCGGCCTGCTCAACTACACCGCCGGCCCGCTCATGAGCCCGATCCTGGTGCTCATCATCGCCATCGTCTTTGGTCTCTCCACGGACTATGAGGTCTTCTTGGTCTCGCGCATGGTGGAAGCCCGCCGCCGGGGTGCGTCCACCGATGAGGCCATCGCTGCTGGCACCGCGCACACGGGCGGCATCATCACGGCAGCCGCGCTCATCATGATTGTGGTCGCAGGCGCCTTCGGTTTCTCCGACATCGTGATGATGAAGTACATCGCCTTCGGCATGATTTTCGCCCTGCTTATCGACGCCACCATCGTCCGCATGCTCCTCGTCCCCGCCGTCATGCACCTGCTTCGCGAAGACAACTGGTGGGCCCCGCGTTTCCTCACCCGCCTTACCCACCGCCTCGGCGGCGACAACACTCCAGCTGCCGAGCCGGCCCTAGCCACCGCATCCGCTGCCGCGCCGGCTGAGCAGGCAGAGCCGCACCCCTCCCCCGTGATTCCGGCTGAACAGGTTGAGGAGGCGTCGGCAAGCAAGGCTCCCGAAGCCGCCGTACGTGGTGACCGCAGCGCCGACACGGATGAGGAGCTCATCCCCTTCACCGAACTGATGCAGCGCCTCAACTCGACGGATAGACGATGA
- a CDS encoding lysylphosphatidylglycerol synthase transmembrane domain-containing protein, whose translation MNKRWLTWIISLVILAALAWFFRDQLDFITEGLRRLRHAEPLPVVLVVVFALLSIAGMAEVMKRLIAAGGVNVPLRETYAITLASNAWSTTLPAGPAFSALLTFQVQRRWGASVALCSYFLFLSSIISSMFLALIGLGGVFFLNADMALGSLITTVILMLAALGGIFWLTSHPETLEGWLRKLRPGPKRDRAIQEVRNLGEVHLSRGPFAVVAGASLVHRLADMAALWASVWAVTGEIPWLRAGADDTTIAGVALAFLAAKLAGSAQVTPGGVGTVEAALITPLVATGLTVVHATSAAIIYRLISFALITIIGWVIYFIHYARDGFSYAALNRKES comes from the coding sequence ATGAACAAGAGGTGGCTCACCTGGATAATCTCCCTGGTTATCCTGGCCGCGCTGGCGTGGTTCTTTCGTGACCAGCTCGACTTCATCACCGAAGGCCTACGCCGCCTGCGCCACGCCGAGCCGCTGCCGGTGGTGCTCGTCGTGGTGTTTGCGCTGCTCTCCATCGCGGGCATGGCCGAGGTGATGAAGCGGCTTATCGCCGCCGGCGGCGTCAACGTCCCGCTGCGCGAGACCTACGCCATCACGCTGGCCTCCAACGCGTGGTCCACGACCCTGCCAGCGGGCCCCGCCTTTTCGGCCCTGCTCACCTTTCAGGTGCAACGCCGTTGGGGCGCGTCGGTGGCGCTGTGCAGCTACTTCCTCTTTTTATCCTCAATCATTAGCTCGATGTTCCTCGCGCTCATTGGGCTCGGCGGGGTGTTTTTCCTCAACGCGGATATGGCGCTGGGTTCGCTGATTACCACGGTCATCCTGATGCTTGCCGCACTCGGCGGGATCTTTTGGCTGACCTCGCACCCTGAGACCCTCGAGGGCTGGCTACGCAAGCTGCGGCCCGGGCCTAAGCGGGACCGCGCAATCCAGGAGGTACGCAATCTAGGCGAAGTCCACCTGTCGCGCGGCCCCTTTGCCGTGGTTGCCGGGGCGTCGCTGGTGCACCGCTTAGCAGATATGGCCGCGCTGTGGGCTTCCGTGTGGGCGGTGACCGGGGAAATCCCGTGGCTGCGTGCGGGCGCTGATGACACTACCATTGCTGGCGTGGCCTTGGCTTTCCTCGCCGCGAAGCTGGCCGGTTCCGCGCAGGTCACCCCGGGCGGTGTGGGCACGGTTGAGGCCGCCCTCATCACCCCGCTGGTGGCGACGGGCCTCACCGTTGTGCACGCCACCTCCGCCGCCATCATCTACCGGCTTATTTCCTTTGCGCTCATCACTATTATTGGCTGGGTCATCTACTTCATCCACTACGCCCGCGATGGCTTTTCTTACGCGGCGTTGAATCGGAAGGAATCCTAA
- a CDS encoding DUF3054 domain-containing protein, producing the protein MRVAPLIDVLALALFAVLARLAHGGLSFSSWLDAFWPWTVGALVGWVIIMATKLGGLWKEGAVVWVSAILGGMALWVLVNGRLPHWSFLIVATVMSALLLFGWRAIAAFTSRSRA; encoded by the coding sequence ATGCGCGTTGCCCCGCTTATCGACGTCCTCGCTCTCGCCCTCTTCGCCGTCCTCGCCCGCCTAGCGCATGGAGGACTGAGCTTCAGCTCCTGGCTTGATGCCTTCTGGCCGTGGACCGTGGGCGCGCTGGTGGGCTGGGTCATCATCATGGCCACGAAGCTTGGCGGCCTGTGGAAGGAAGGCGCCGTGGTGTGGGTCAGCGCCATCCTTGGCGGCATGGCCCTGTGGGTGCTGGTCAATGGCCGCCTGCCACACTGGTCCTTCCTCATCGTGGCCACGGTGATGTCGGCGCTGCTGCTCTTTGGCTGGCGCGCCATCGCTGCTTTTACCTCCCGCTCCCGCGCCTAA
- a CDS encoding HNH endonuclease signature motif containing protein encodes MKLGDLLGVLARGMHVVSLCAGHTLDEMIALGATPRVARQLDALRRVYFGQTAYTAKQRRARETTHALDTLLTIERHVARVKDSRKAWDLRVELCETPVGEIAGVAKRRLAELTPKPSPGVRVRRSATGLHSITITDRPRAIADMVGTLRATNDDLLKAAHEVFKGEGGSAPALHAHVIVRLDELEKIARGEGDDIILQATDGGTMTGAEFVRAKFAERGFVTLVHPTQGPVNLYFTSRFASDKMRLMLGAEHPMCAWFGCNKPVTECQMHHIQRWQDGGPTNISNLVPLCQYHNAINDDDPTRPTGRGRVDRINGRVHWLPPGGGPPVPSPSPAWP; translated from the coding sequence ATGAAGTTGGGGGACTTACTCGGGGTACTCGCTCGCGGCATGCACGTCGTTTCTTTGTGCGCGGGCCACACGCTCGATGAGATGATCGCACTTGGCGCGACTCCTCGGGTGGCACGGCAGTTAGATGCGCTCCGTCGCGTCTATTTCGGGCAGACTGCCTACACCGCCAAGCAGCGCCGCGCGCGGGAGACCACTCACGCGCTCGATACGTTGCTCACCATCGAGCGTCACGTCGCGCGTGTGAAGGATTCCCGCAAAGCCTGGGACCTGCGGGTGGAATTGTGCGAAACACCAGTGGGAGAGATTGCGGGTGTGGCGAAGCGCCGGCTTGCCGAGCTCACCCCGAAGCCCAGCCCTGGTGTCCGTGTGCGCCGCAGCGCTACCGGTCTGCACAGCATCACGATTACGGACCGTCCACGAGCGATCGCCGACATGGTGGGCACGCTTCGGGCGACGAACGACGACCTGCTCAAAGCTGCCCACGAGGTCTTTAAGGGCGAGGGCGGCTCCGCACCGGCGCTGCATGCCCATGTCATCGTGCGCCTCGACGAGCTGGAAAAAATTGCGCGCGGCGAAGGCGATGACATCATCCTGCAGGCCACCGACGGCGGCACCATGACCGGCGCAGAGTTCGTGCGCGCGAAGTTTGCCGAGCGCGGCTTCGTCACTCTCGTCCACCCCACCCAGGGCCCAGTGAATCTCTACTTCACCAGTCGGTTCGCAAGCGACAAGATGCGGCTCATGTTGGGCGCGGAGCATCCGATGTGCGCGTGGTTTGGATGTAATAAACCCGTCACGGAATGCCAAATGCACCACATACAACGCTGGCAGGATGGCGGGCCTACCAACATCAGCAACCTGGTGCCCTTATGCCAGTATCACAACGCAATTAACGACGACGACCCCACTCGCCCCACCGGCCGGGGTCGAGTCGACCGCATCAACGGCAGAGTCCATTGGTTGCCGCCCGGTGGCGGTCCTCCAGTTCCTAGTCCCAGTCCTGCTTGGCCCTAA
- a CDS encoding acyl-CoA carboxylase subunit beta, whose protein sequence is MTSTADKLADLRERLERAQDPGSERSRARRDEAGRSTPRQRIAALLDEGSFVETGALGKTPGDPDAIYSDGVVTGHGRINGRPVCIYAHDKTVYGGSVGVTFGKKVTDIMDLAIKIGCPVIGIQDSGGARIQDAVTSLAMYSEIARRQLPLSGRSPQISIMMGKSAGGAVYAPVTTDFIIAVDGEAEMYVTGPNVIKEVTGEEISSHDLGSARQQELNGNVSVVVPSEDDAFDLVRDLLDHLPLTCFDEAPVFDAPSDEEVAQDTELNSFMPDDTNAGYDMMDLLTQLGDDDELIEIQENYAPNVITAFGRIDGKAVGFVANNPMHSAGCIDADAADKGGRFIRICDAYNIPLVFVVDTPGYLPGVDQEKAGLIHRGAKFAFAVVEATVPKVSLIVRKAYGGAYAVMGSKNLTGDINLAWPTAQIAVMGSAAAVVMIAGKQLEAAETPEQRAMTKKMFMDFYDETMTAPYVAAERGYLDGMIKPTESRLALRRALRQLADKQEKDLPKKHTISPL, encoded by the coding sequence GTGACTAGCACCGCTGACAAGCTAGCGGACCTGCGCGAGCGCCTCGAGCGTGCCCAGGACCCCGGCAGCGAGCGCTCCCGTGCCCGCCGCGACGAGGCCGGACGTTCCACGCCGCGCCAACGCATCGCCGCGCTTCTCGACGAAGGCTCCTTCGTCGAAACCGGCGCCCTGGGCAAGACCCCCGGTGACCCGGACGCGATTTACTCCGACGGCGTGGTCACCGGCCACGGCCGCATCAATGGCCGCCCGGTGTGCATCTACGCACACGATAAGACCGTCTACGGCGGATCCGTGGGCGTGACCTTTGGTAAGAAGGTTACCGACATCATGGATTTGGCCATCAAGATTGGCTGCCCGGTCATCGGTATCCAGGATTCCGGTGGCGCGCGTATCCAGGATGCGGTGACGTCTCTGGCCATGTACTCCGAGATTGCCCGCCGCCAGCTGCCGCTTAGTGGCCGCAGCCCGCAGATTTCCATCATGATGGGTAAGTCCGCTGGTGGTGCGGTGTATGCGCCGGTGACCACGGACTTCATCATCGCCGTCGATGGTGAGGCGGAAATGTACGTGACGGGCCCGAACGTGATCAAGGAGGTCACGGGCGAGGAGATTTCTTCCCACGACCTAGGTTCCGCCCGCCAGCAGGAGCTCAACGGTAACGTCTCCGTCGTGGTGCCCTCGGAGGATGATGCCTTCGACCTCGTGCGTGACTTGCTGGACCACCTGCCGCTGACCTGCTTCGATGAAGCGCCTGTCTTTGACGCGCCATCTGATGAGGAGGTAGCCCAGGACACCGAGCTGAATTCCTTCATGCCGGATGACACGAATGCCGGCTACGACATGATGGACCTGCTGACGCAGCTTGGCGACGACGACGAGCTCATCGAAATCCAGGAAAACTACGCCCCCAACGTCATCACTGCTTTTGGCCGCATTGATGGCAAAGCCGTGGGTTTTGTGGCGAATAACCCGATGCATTCGGCGGGTTGTATCGATGCGGACGCCGCCGATAAAGGTGGGCGTTTTATCCGTATTTGCGATGCCTACAACATCCCGCTGGTCTTCGTAGTGGATACGCCGGGCTACCTGCCGGGCGTGGACCAGGAGAAGGCGGGCTTGATTCACCGCGGCGCGAAGTTTGCTTTCGCCGTGGTGGAGGCTACCGTGCCGAAGGTCTCGCTCATCGTGCGCAAGGCTTATGGCGGTGCTTATGCCGTGATGGGCTCGAAGAACCTGACGGGAGATATCAACCTGGCGTGGCCGACGGCCCAGATCGCCGTGATGGGATCGGCCGCCGCGGTGGTCATGATTGCCGGCAAGCAGCTCGAGGCCGCCGAGACCCCGGAGCAGCGCGCCATGACGAAGAAGATGTTCATGGACTTCTACGACGAGACCATGACCGCACCCTATGTCGCCGCGGAGCGCGGCTACCTCGATGGCATGATTAAGCCCACCGAGTCGCGTCTAGCCCTGCGCCGTGCGCTGCGTCAGCTTGCCGATAAACAAGAGAAGGACCTGCCCAAGAAGCACACCATCTCCCCGCTCTAG